A single region of the Rhabdothermincola sediminis genome encodes:
- the trxB gene encoding thioredoxin-disulfide reductase — MTTDVRNVIIIGSGPAGLTAAIYTARANLHPLVIEGEPSSTSDQPGGQLMLTTEVENFPGFPEGIMGPELMSRFRDQALRFGAEIVTERVTRVDLSSRPFGVWVGDPQAEQPTYRSRVVIVSTGARSLMLGLEGERRLLGHGVSTCATCDGFFFRGQHIAVVGGGDSAVEEATFLTKFAEKVTLIHRRDELRASKIMQERAFANPKIEILWNHVVDEVLGTTTVEGLKVRNVLTGEVSELAVTGLFVAIGHQPNTDLFKGQLEMEDTGYLITREGTRTNVEGVFACGDVQDHVYRQAITAAGSGCMAAIDAERWLEAQPHP; from the coding sequence ATGACGACCGACGTACGCAACGTCATCATCATCGGCTCCGGTCCCGCGGGCCTGACCGCAGCCATCTACACCGCCAGGGCCAACCTCCACCCCCTCGTGATCGAGGGCGAGCCGTCATCGACCAGCGATCAACCCGGTGGCCAGCTCATGCTCACTACCGAGGTCGAGAACTTCCCCGGCTTCCCGGAAGGCATCATGGGCCCCGAGCTCATGTCCCGCTTCCGCGACCAGGCTCTGCGGTTCGGAGCAGAGATCGTCACCGAGCGGGTCACGAGAGTCGACCTGTCGAGCAGGCCGTTCGGGGTCTGGGTGGGTGACCCCCAAGCCGAGCAGCCCACCTACCGCAGCCGCGTCGTCATCGTGTCCACCGGGGCCCGCTCGCTCATGCTGGGTCTCGAGGGTGAGCGACGCCTGCTCGGCCACGGCGTCTCGACCTGTGCCACCTGCGACGGTTTCTTCTTCCGGGGTCAGCACATCGCAGTCGTCGGAGGTGGCGATTCGGCGGTCGAAGAAGCCACGTTCCTCACGAAGTTCGCCGAGAAGGTCACGCTCATCCACCGGCGTGACGAGCTGCGGGCCTCGAAGATCATGCAGGAACGAGCCTTCGCCAATCCCAAGATCGAGATCCTCTGGAACCACGTGGTCGACGAGGTGCTGGGGACGACCACCGTCGAAGGCCTCAAGGTTCGCAACGTCCTCACCGGCGAGGTCTCCGAGCTCGCCGTGACCGGCCTGTTCGTGGCGATCGGCCACCAGCCCAACACCGACCTGTTCAAGGGACAGCTGGAGATGGAGGACACGGGATACCTGATCACCCGCGAGGGCACGCGTACCAACGTCGAAGGGGTCTTCGCGTGCGGTGACGTCCAGGACCACGTCTACCGCCAGGCGATCACCGCTGCCGGCTCAGGGTGCATGGCCGCTATCGACGCCGAGCGGTGGCTGGAGGCACAGCCCCATCCATGA